One genomic window of Candidatus Pseudobacter hemicellulosilyticus includes the following:
- a CDS encoding helix-turn-helix domain-containing protein: MVKNSWAEKHGEGCTKARLAIQDTLDVVGGKWKLVLIAILGQGKKRFRELSREAGISPRILSKELHELEMNGLVTRTVCNTRPVTVEYALTPYSDTLAEVVSAMHNWGIEHRKKIVQKV, encoded by the coding sequence ATGGTAAAAAATAGCTGGGCTGAAAAACATGGTGAGGGCTGCACCAAAGCGCGACTGGCGATCCAGGACACCCTGGACGTGGTAGGCGGCAAATGGAAACTGGTGCTGATAGCCATTCTCGGGCAAGGCAAAAAACGGTTCCGCGAACTGTCGCGCGAAGCTGGCATATCACCCCGGATCCTTTCCAAGGAACTCCATGAGCTGGAAATGAACGGACTGGTCACCAGGACCGTCTGTAATACCCGGCCCGTGACGGTGGAGTATGCGCTTACCCCCTACAGCGATACACTGGCGGAAGTGGTCAGCGCTATGCATAACTGGGGAATAGAACACCGGAAAAAGATAGTGCAGAAAGTTTAA
- a CDS encoding carboxymuconolactone decarboxylase family protein: MEKRINVFNKGQQALKPLFSMGQYVNHSLIEKPLQELLKIRASQLNACAYCLDMHWKDARAAGETEQRLYGLSAWQEAPYYSDRERAALAWTEALTASKMPDAVYQEASRHFSEEELIDLTMVVTTINTWNRINIAFPHAIGSYKVGQFS; encoded by the coding sequence ATGGAAAAGAGAATCAACGTATTCAACAAAGGACAGCAGGCTTTGAAACCGCTATTCAGCATGGGACAGTATGTCAACCATTCCCTGATAGAAAAGCCCTTGCAGGAATTGCTCAAGATCCGCGCCTCGCAGCTCAACGCCTGCGCCTATTGCCTGGATATGCACTGGAAAGATGCCCGGGCGGCCGGTGAAACGGAACAGCGCCTCTATGGCCTGAGCGCCTGGCAGGAAGCGCCTTACTACAGCGACCGGGAACGTGCCGCCCTGGCCTGGACCGAAGCCCTGACCGCCAGCAAAATGCCTGATGCCGTATACCAGGAAGCCAGCCGGCATTTTTCAGAAGAAGAGCTGATAGACCTCACCATGGTGGTCACTACCATCAATACCTGGAACAGGATCAATATCGCCTTCCCCCATGCCATTGGCAGCTATAAGGTAGGCCAGTTCAGCTAA
- a CDS encoding glycoside hydrolase, with protein sequence MRKSLLVLTILSLSFPALAQQQQTASRKITIDVSKVLGPLNRNFNACVGAGRANEGLRADWQRQLQYAKEQCGFRYIRMHGLLTDDMGVYFGEDRNGQPIYNWQYIDELYDFFERIGIKPFVEFGFMPQGLASGSKTIFWWRGNVTPPRDYAKWGHLIRSLVQHWTERYGEEKLKEWYFEVWNEPNLKDGFWTGDQAEYFKLYKVTAEAVKSVSPAYRVGGPATAGSAWVPEFIDFCVREKAPVDFVSTHTYGVEQGFLDEMGGMGTKLSKKEDAVSGEIRQVRRQIAASALPGLELHYTEWSASYTPADPIHDSYHEAAYILEKIRQSGDAVQSMSYWTFTDIFEEPGIRTTPFHGGFGLINYQDINKAAFYGYKYLNRLGDQALQNSDASSWACRDNKGNVQLLCWDFTNTHPGDTVNNQSYYNRDLPPNNKGSLAIELNKLPPGKYQLNVYKTGYRANDAYTSYLDLGAPGQLTRPQVAEIKAKNADQPKISKTITVGKEGVFRQELPLRENDVYCVLLERR encoded by the coding sequence ATGAGAAAGTCCCTCCTTGTACTAACGATCTTATCTCTTTCCTTTCCAGCCCTTGCTCAGCAGCAACAAACTGCCTCCCGAAAAATTACCATTGATGTCAGCAAAGTGCTGGGTCCCCTGAACAGGAACTTCAATGCCTGTGTAGGCGCCGGCAGGGCCAATGAAGGCCTGCGGGCCGACTGGCAGCGGCAACTCCAATATGCCAAAGAACAATGCGGCTTCCGCTATATCCGCATGCATGGTCTGCTGACAGATGATATGGGCGTGTATTTCGGGGAAGACAGGAATGGCCAGCCTATCTATAACTGGCAGTATATTGACGAGCTATATGATTTCTTTGAACGCATCGGTATCAAACCCTTCGTGGAATTTGGCTTTATGCCCCAGGGCCTGGCCAGCGGCAGCAAGACCATCTTCTGGTGGCGCGGCAATGTGACGCCGCCACGGGATTATGCTAAATGGGGACACCTGATCAGATCCCTGGTACAGCATTGGACGGAAAGGTATGGGGAAGAAAAACTGAAGGAATGGTATTTTGAGGTCTGGAACGAACCCAACCTGAAAGATGGTTTCTGGACCGGCGATCAGGCCGAATACTTCAAACTATACAAAGTCACAGCCGAAGCCGTGAAATCCGTTTCTCCGGCTTATCGCGTAGGTGGCCCGGCCACTGCGGGCAGCGCCTGGGTGCCGGAGTTCATTGATTTCTGTGTCAGGGAAAAAGCGCCGGTGGATTTTGTGAGTACGCATACCTATGGCGTAGAGCAGGGTTTCCTGGATGAAATGGGCGGCATGGGTACCAAGCTCAGTAAAAAAGAAGACGCCGTGTCCGGCGAGATCCGGCAGGTGCGCCGGCAGATAGCGGCTTCCGCCCTGCCCGGGCTGGAACTGCACTATACCGAGTGGAGTGCTTCCTATACGCCGGCGGATCCTATCCACGACAGCTATCATGAAGCCGCCTATATCCTTGAAAAGATCAGGCAGAGCGGCGATGCTGTCCAGTCCATGTCTTACTGGACCTTTACTGATATCTTTGAAGAACCTGGTATCCGCACAACGCCCTTCCATGGCGGCTTTGGGCTGATCAATTACCAGGATATCAACAAAGCGGCCTTTTATGGCTACAAATACCTGAACAGGCTGGGGGACCAGGCATTGCAAAATAGTGATGCTTCTTCCTGGGCCTGCCGGGACAACAAGGGTAATGTGCAATTGCTCTGCTGGGATTTTACCAATACCCATCCCGGTGATACGGTCAACAACCAATCTTACTATAACCGGGATCTGCCGCCCAATAACAAAGGCAGCCTGGCTATTGAACTGAATAAACTGCCTCCCGGCAAATACCAGCTGAACGTATATAAGACCGGCTACCGGGCCAATGATGCGTATACCAGTTACCTGGACCTGGGCGCTCCCGGCCAGCTGACCCGCCCGCAGGTAGCGGAGATCAAAGCAAAGAATGCGGACCAGCCGAAGATAAGCAAGACCATTACGGTAGGGAAAGAGGGTGTCTTCAGACAGGAGTTACCACTGCGGGAGAATGATGTGTATTGTGTGCTGCTGGAAAGGAGGTGA
- a CDS encoding NAD(P)H-binding protein: MKALIIGATGATGKDLVRVLLQDPDYTEVIVFVRRSTGIVHPGLTEVLTDFDKLEEVAGTITGDVWFSCLGTTLKTAGSKEKQWHIDYEIPLRFAEIARRNAVPAAVLLSAYGASPSSRVFYSGLKGKLEEAIASLSFEQYIIFRPGVLLRKDSDRSGERITVGLLSVLNRLGLFRKFRPLPTAVLAEKLARAPKLLPAGKHIVELDRIGEM; the protein is encoded by the coding sequence ATGAAAGCTTTGATCATTGGTGCTACAGGCGCTACCGGAAAAGACCTTGTCAGGGTGCTATTGCAGGATCCTGATTATACTGAGGTAATCGTATTTGTCCGTCGTTCCACTGGAATAGTCCATCCCGGATTGACCGAGGTGCTGACCGATTTTGACAAACTGGAAGAAGTGGCCGGGACCATCACCGGCGATGTATGGTTCTCCTGTTTGGGTACTACGTTGAAAACAGCCGGCTCCAAAGAAAAACAATGGCATATTGATTATGAGATCCCCTTGCGGTTTGCGGAGATAGCCAGGCGGAATGCAGTGCCTGCCGCTGTACTGTTATCTGCATATGGTGCTTCCCCTTCCAGCCGTGTCTTTTATTCCGGCCTGAAAGGCAAACTGGAAGAGGCCATTGCCAGCCTTTCATTTGAGCAATATATTATTTTCAGGCCAGGGGTCTTGTTACGGAAAGATTCTGACCGGTCAGGAGAGCGGATAACTGTCGGCCTGCTGAGCGTACTTAACAGGTTGGGATTGTTCCGCAAGTTCCGGCCTCTGCCAACTGCTGTGCTGGCCGAAAAACTGGCCCGCGCGCCTAAACTGCTGCCTGCCGGAAAGCATATTGTTGAGCTGGACAGGATAGGGGAAATGTAG
- a CDS encoding sigma-70 family RNA polymerase sigma factor, producing MDNTELIPGLFRTEYRNIVSVLCRLFGIEHIEIAEDIVSDTFLTATETWWLKGTPENPKAWLYTVAKNKTKNYLKRHSLFEQRIATEIRKSSNPSEEIELDLSPASISDSQLAMMFTVCHPALPKEAQTALALHLLCGFGVQEIADAYLTNREVVYKRISRAKEKLKSIAIRIEAPSVQQAGERLDSILTTLYLLFSEGYYSRTHHSILRKELCTEAIRLTEMLLAGEATARPETKALLALMCFHASRLEARSSDNGEAILYKDQDTSLWDQQLISKGIHYLNLSANGSQLSRYHLEAAIAYWHTHKEDSPAKWEEILQLYNQLLQLQYSPIAALNRTFALARVYGKERGIQEAEKLQLTSNPFYYSLLGNLYTGINNATAITHYERALALTRATSDRQTISRNIAALTGQPDANIPE from the coding sequence ATGGATAACACCGAATTAATACCAGGACTTTTCAGGACAGAGTACCGGAACATTGTTTCGGTACTCTGTCGCCTGTTCGGCATTGAACACATAGAGATAGCAGAAGATATTGTCAGCGATACCTTCCTCACCGCTACCGAGACCTGGTGGCTGAAAGGCACACCGGAAAATCCAAAAGCCTGGTTGTACACAGTGGCCAAAAACAAAACAAAGAACTACCTGAAGCGCCACTCCCTTTTTGAACAGCGGATAGCTACAGAGATCCGGAAAAGCAGCAACCCTTCGGAAGAAATTGAGCTGGACCTCTCCCCTGCCAGTATCTCCGACAGCCAGCTGGCCATGATGTTCACGGTTTGCCATCCCGCCCTTCCCAAAGAAGCGCAGACAGCGCTGGCCCTGCACCTGCTCTGCGGTTTCGGGGTGCAGGAGATTGCAGACGCCTACCTTACCAACCGGGAAGTAGTGTACAAAAGGATCAGCAGGGCCAAAGAAAAACTGAAGTCGATAGCTATCCGGATAGAAGCCCCCAGCGTGCAGCAGGCCGGGGAGCGACTGGACAGCATCCTCACCACCCTCTATCTCCTCTTCTCAGAAGGCTACTACTCCAGAACGCACCACAGTATCCTGCGGAAAGAACTCTGCACCGAAGCCATCCGCCTAACGGAAATGCTGCTGGCCGGCGAAGCCACAGCCCGCCCGGAAACAAAGGCTTTACTGGCGCTGATGTGTTTTCATGCCTCCCGGCTGGAAGCCCGCAGCAGTGATAACGGCGAAGCCATTCTCTACAAAGACCAGGATACCAGCCTGTGGGACCAGCAGCTGATCAGTAAAGGCATTCATTACCTGAACCTGTCGGCCAACGGCTCCCAGCTCTCCCGCTACCACCTGGAAGCAGCCATCGCTTACTGGCATACGCATAAGGAAGACAGCCCCGCAAAATGGGAAGAGATCTTACAACTCTACAACCAGCTGCTGCAATTGCAGTACTCGCCCATTGCAGCGCTTAACCGGACCTTCGCCCTGGCCAGGGTTTACGGTAAGGAAAGAGGTATACAGGAAGCAGAAAAACTGCAGCTCACCAGCAACCCATTCTATTATTCCCTGCTGGGCAACCTGTACACCGGGATCAATAATGCTACTGCTATAACCCACTATGAACGGGCATTGGCGCTGACCCGCGCTACCAGCGACCGGCAGACCATCAGCCGGAATATTGCTGCACTGACCGGCCAACCGGATGCCAATATCCCTGAATAA
- a CDS encoding DoxX family protein: MKSTRIIYWITTIIIFLWMGLMPALTGHSEMAKEGIRHLGYPDYFGTVLVFFKVAGSLALVVPQVPYRLKEWAYAGLTFDIVWAMISHLAVDGAGLMAFSPLLVLAILLASYFSYHKLRKAKTAAPAFAS; this comes from the coding sequence ATGAAAAGTACCAGGATCATTTACTGGATCACCACTATTATTATCTTTTTATGGATGGGCCTGATGCCCGCCCTCACCGGGCATTCTGAAATGGCCAAAGAAGGCATCCGTCACCTGGGCTACCCGGACTATTTTGGTACTGTGCTGGTCTTCTTCAAAGTGGCCGGTTCCCTGGCGCTGGTTGTTCCGCAGGTGCCTTACCGCTTGAAGGAATGGGCTTATGCAGGATTGACCTTTGATATTGTCTGGGCCATGATCAGCCACCTGGCCGTAGACGGTGCGGGCCTGATGGCTTTTTCACCACTGCTGGTACTGGCTATACTGCTGGCTTCCTATTTCAGCTACCATAAACTGAGGAAGGCAAAAACAGCCGCTCCTGCATTCGCTTCCTGA
- a CDS encoding YciI family protein, with product MNEFLIAIHRDIINKDASPSPEQLQAAIKPFQDWIGGIAAQNKLVSPPKRWGLDGRVVTQDAVTEGPYAEIKESLGGLFIVRAADYDEAVEIAKGCPLLQWGAKVEVRMAAPPVQ from the coding sequence ATGAACGAATTTCTAATTGCCATTCACCGGGACATCATCAACAAGGACGCCAGTCCTTCCCCAGAACAACTGCAGGCCGCTATCAAACCATTCCAGGACTGGATCGGCGGTATTGCGGCCCAGAACAAACTGGTTTCACCGCCCAAACGCTGGGGCCTTGACGGCCGCGTTGTAACCCAGGACGCCGTAACGGAAGGACCCTATGCCGAGATCAAAGAATCACTCGGTGGCCTGTTCATTGTCCGGGCAGCAGATTACGATGAAGCAGTGGAAATAGCCAAAGGCTGTCCCCTGCTGCAATGGGGCGCCAAAGTGGAAGTGCGCATGGCCGCTCCGCCAGTGCAATAA
- a CDS encoding DoxX family protein produces the protein MNNRTKTILHWVLAGVVAFVFIGSGSFKLMGGNEEMVKGLGGLAHLRILGSLELIIAVLFLIPRTGVVGALLGMAYMGGAIAVHFIFGQPLLVVLVIEALIWIVSALRFPELKQRLFRTYPPATGAVN, from the coding sequence ATGAATAACAGAACAAAGACAATCCTTCATTGGGTACTGGCTGGCGTAGTGGCCTTTGTATTCATTGGCAGCGGCTCCTTTAAGCTGATGGGTGGAAACGAAGAAATGGTAAAAGGGCTGGGCGGACTGGCCCATCTCCGGATACTGGGCAGCCTGGAACTGATCATTGCAGTACTTTTCCTGATCCCCAGGACCGGGGTAGTGGGCGCCTTACTGGGCATGGCCTATATGGGCGGCGCCATAGCCGTACATTTTATATTCGGGCAACCCCTGCTGGTGGTACTGGTAATAGAAGCCCTGATCTGGATCGTCAGTGCATTGCGTTTCCCGGAACTGAAACAGCGATTGTTCCGGACTTACCCGCCAGCAACCGGCGCCGTTAATTGA
- a CDS encoding glycoside hydrolase family 95 protein, translating into MNRLSAFFLFLLLPALAFTQTAPPSDLLLWDNKPATDWMTQAYPIGNGRIGGMVFGGIHHEQVQFNEQSLWTGDQTNTGAYQAFGDLHIWFTDSSRHTSISKYRRQLDISQALHTITYSSNNIDFKREYFCSAAGNHMALRFTASKPGAYSMLVALKDAHKARTTAKGARLTIEDTLENGMKYHATLLIRNEGGQTRIVPDGQGGYQLKIDKANACTFLLIANTNFSEGCMIMSLATTTDMQLSWQAKHSYASQRKDHIEDYQELFGRVNLSLGNNPANNSHIPTLQRLINYKKTPDPQLEALLFQYGRYLLISSSRSGGQPANLQGIWNNSNNPPWRSDYHSNINIQMNYWLAEPTNLAECHTPYLEFINRIREVKKKNTQTEFPGVRGWTVRTENNIFGGESWKWNTPGSAWFTQALWEHYAFNRDTAWLKNFAYPILEEIVQFWEDRLKERPDGTLVCPMGWSPEHGPEEDGVSHDQQIVYDLFTNFIEACDALGIHKIYRDRIANMRERLLKPAIGRWGQLQEWETDRDDPKDQHRHVSQLFGLHPGRQFSITRTPALAEAARVSLQARGDASTGWSMAWKMNFWARLHDGNHAYTILKNFINLVGAEGIDYNDGGGIYGNLFCSHPPFQIDGNFGYTAGVAEMLIQSQTGEIELLPALPDAWSGGRVSGLKARGNFLIRELQWENKQLRRLELQSLSGVDCIIRSPNALTCTAPVTAAKDANGYTYRFRTKANSTYTFLIQE; encoded by the coding sequence ATGAACCGTTTGTCAGCCTTCTTTCTTTTTCTGCTTCTTCCCGCGCTTGCTTTTACACAGACTGCGCCCCCGTCAGACCTGCTACTATGGGATAATAAACCCGCCACCGACTGGATGACGCAGGCCTATCCCATCGGCAATGGCCGTATTGGCGGTATGGTCTTTGGCGGCATCCACCACGAGCAGGTACAGTTCAATGAGCAGAGCCTCTGGACCGGGGATCAGACCAATACCGGCGCTTACCAGGCATTTGGTGATCTGCATATCTGGTTCACCGATAGCAGCCGCCATACAAGCATCAGCAAATACCGCCGGCAACTGGATATCAGCCAGGCCCTGCATACCATAACCTACAGCAGTAACAATATTGATTTCAAAAGGGAGTACTTCTGTAGTGCGGCAGGCAATCATATGGCGCTACGCTTCACCGCCAGCAAGCCTGGCGCCTATTCCATGCTGGTAGCGCTGAAGGATGCCCACAAGGCCCGCACCACAGCAAAGGGCGCCAGGCTGACCATTGAAGACACCCTGGAGAACGGCATGAAATACCACGCCACCCTGCTGATCAGGAATGAAGGAGGCCAGACCCGCATTGTGCCCGATGGGCAGGGCGGCTACCAGCTGAAAATTGACAAGGCCAACGCCTGTACCTTCCTGCTCATTGCCAATACTAATTTTTCAGAGGGATGTATGATCATGAGCCTGGCTACAACAACCGATATGCAACTCTCCTGGCAGGCCAAACATTCCTATGCCAGCCAGCGGAAAGACCATATTGAAGACTACCAGGAACTGTTTGGACGGGTCAATCTTTCGCTGGGTAACAACCCGGCAAATAACAGCCATATCCCTACCCTTCAGCGGCTCATCAACTACAAAAAAACACCCGATCCCCAGTTGGAAGCCTTACTGTTCCAGTACGGCCGCTACCTGCTGATCAGTTCCTCAAGATCCGGCGGTCAGCCTGCTAATCTGCAAGGCATCTGGAACAACAGTAATAACCCGCCCTGGCGCAGCGATTACCATTCCAATATCAATATCCAGATGAACTACTGGCTGGCCGAACCCACTAACCTGGCCGAATGCCATACCCCCTACCTGGAATTTATCAACAGGATCCGCGAAGTAAAAAAGAAGAACACGCAAACCGAGTTCCCCGGCGTACGCGGCTGGACCGTCAGGACCGAGAACAATATATTTGGTGGCGAAAGCTGGAAATGGAATACGCCCGGCAGCGCCTGGTTTACGCAGGCCCTCTGGGAACATTATGCCTTTAACAGGGATACGGCCTGGCTGAAAAACTTTGCCTATCCTATCCTGGAGGAAATTGTTCAGTTCTGGGAAGACAGGCTCAAAGAACGCCCCGACGGCACATTGGTTTGTCCCATGGGCTGGTCGCCCGAACATGGACCGGAGGAAGACGGGGTCTCGCACGACCAGCAGATCGTCTACGATCTATTCACCAACTTCATAGAAGCCTGTGACGCCCTGGGTATCCATAAAATTTACCGTGATCGCATAGCCAATATGCGGGAAAGACTACTGAAGCCAGCCATCGGCCGCTGGGGGCAGTTGCAGGAATGGGAAACTGACCGGGATGATCCCAAAGACCAGCACCGCCATGTATCGCAACTGTTCGGCCTGCATCCCGGCCGGCAGTTCAGCATCACGCGGACACCTGCTCTTGCAGAAGCCGCCCGCGTGAGCCTACAGGCCCGTGGCGACGCTTCCACCGGCTGGTCCATGGCCTGGAAAATGAATTTCTGGGCCCGCCTCCATGACGGCAACCATGCCTATACTATCCTGAAAAATTTTATCAACCTGGTAGGCGCTGAAGGGATCGATTACAATGACGGCGGCGGCATCTATGGCAACCTGTTCTGTTCCCACCCGCCCTTCCAGATAGATGGCAATTTCGGTTATACGGCCGGGGTAGCAGAGATGCTGATACAAAGTCAGACCGGCGAAATAGAACTGCTGCCCGCCCTGCCCGACGCCTGGTCCGGCGGCAGGGTGTCCGGCCTGAAAGCCCGCGGTAATTTTTTGATCCGGGAACTGCAATGGGAAAACAAACAGCTACGCAGGCTGGAGTTGCAATCGCTGTCGGGCGTTGACTGCATTATCCGTTCGCCCAATGCCCTCACCTGTACAGCGCCGGTAACAGCAGCAAAGGATGCCAATGGTTATACCTACCGGTTCAGGACTAAGGCTAACAGCACCTATACTTTTTTGATACAGGAATAG
- a CDS encoding aldo/keto reductase, whose amino-acid sequence MEKVSIGTTDLQVAPINFGGNVFGWTLTEQRSFEMLDAFAAAGFNFIDTADTYSWWVQGNKGGESETIIGNWLRSRGNRNNMVIATKVGSQNKEHKEDVSKAHILRSAEESLKRLQVDHIDLYYTHFDDNVTPIEETLGAYQQLIKEGKVRYIAASNLTPERLTASLELAESAGLPRYQALQPHYNLAERSNYETNYALIAAKYGLSVFPYWSLAAGFLTGKYRSESDLDKSVRGAGAKQYLNPKGLGILAALDSVAGKHKTQPATVALAWLLAQPQVAAPIVSATSQSQLETLVQAPALQLDQADLDLLNKASA is encoded by the coding sequence ATGGAAAAAGTCAGCATTGGCACGACAGACCTGCAGGTAGCACCCATCAATTTCGGAGGAAATGTATTTGGCTGGACTTTGACTGAACAACGGTCCTTTGAAATGCTGGATGCGTTTGCAGCGGCAGGCTTCAATTTTATTGACACGGCCGATACCTATTCCTGGTGGGTGCAAGGCAATAAAGGCGGCGAGTCCGAGACCATCATCGGCAACTGGCTGCGCAGCCGCGGCAACCGCAACAACATGGTTATTGCCACCAAGGTGGGTTCCCAGAATAAAGAGCATAAGGAAGATGTCAGCAAGGCGCATATCCTGCGTTCTGCGGAAGAATCCCTGAAAAGGCTGCAGGTAGATCATATTGATCTTTACTATACGCATTTTGACGACAATGTTACGCCCATTGAAGAAACACTGGGCGCCTACCAGCAACTGATCAAAGAAGGAAAGGTCCGGTATATTGCCGCTTCCAACCTGACACCGGAGCGACTGACCGCTTCCCTGGAGTTGGCTGAAAGCGCAGGGCTGCCCCGCTACCAGGCGCTGCAACCGCATTATAACCTGGCTGAGCGCAGCAACTATGAGACCAACTACGCCCTCATTGCGGCTAAGTATGGACTGAGCGTATTCCCTTACTGGTCGCTGGCCGCAGGCTTCCTGACAGGTAAATATCGCTCTGAGTCCGACCTGGACAAAAGCGTACGCGGCGCCGGCGCCAAACAATACCTGAACCCGAAAGGACTGGGTATCCTGGCTGCGCTGGACAGTGTTGCCGGCAAGCATAAAACGCAGCCTGCCACCGTAGCACTGGCCTGGTTACTGGCCCAGCCGCAGGTGGCTGCACCTATTGTCAGCGCTACCAGCCAAAGCCAGCTGGAGACTTTGGTACAGGCGCCCGCGCTGCAACTGGACCAGGCGGACCTGGACCTGCTGAACAAGGCAAGCGCCTGA
- a CDS encoding histidine kinase, with amino-acid sequence MRIIHYCTGIFLLLLVSLCGRGQTRVTDSLLQRVYSAKGQEQQLKAILDLCDEYKSMARDTLDYYSFLAREIAGRTTNKRLKDLAELAVAYDYMRWGWTDSVLFTVAPVIQENDVADPGSRAVYFKASRLKAMSYAMHSRYREALTVLYRIVKEAETYKDTLTLAENTNSIGSIALARNKPREALTWLSGALALTTDAPMHQSIRAAIFVNTAEAYSLLKKTDSADSNIEKGIRIFKETENLYNLAIALQKRSAIFLASGKLEAAESTLKELIALRQQSGDSAVYVDDNLSLIDFYIQTDQLGKAIQYCKNALVTGDLHMSNDGNTKNFTNNINIRLEYYKALAKCYKLNGDDSSYQHMLEQIITAKDSFYHYNSAQAIAELQTNYEVQKKENTIIQQKLDITRKNNRFYAFLGMAVFIAIISGLLFYGYRKKEKYKLNAILEREKLIAAQSVTKAEENERKRIAADLHDNLGAYAASIVSNLDFLSLGQERMQNNKVLHELRNNSQAIVSQLNDTIWALKKEDLSLTAISDRIKIFIQRIQPSYPHIAINVIEAIEKDLALTPSQAFHLFRIMQEAITNSLKHGRAKEISILLESDDTVSGIRISDDGTGIKDTDAMKKEGNGLLNMQKRAKEAGWTIEWHAGLPHGTSVILSPAAK; translated from the coding sequence ATGAGGATCATTCATTACTGTACAGGTATTTTTCTGCTGCTCCTCGTGTCCCTTTGCGGACGCGGGCAAACGCGCGTGACAGATAGTTTACTGCAGCGGGTTTACAGTGCAAAAGGACAGGAGCAGCAACTGAAGGCTATCCTTGACCTCTGCGATGAATATAAAAGTATGGCAAGAGATACGCTTGACTACTATTCGTTCCTGGCAAGAGAAATTGCCGGCAGAACTACCAATAAGCGTTTAAAAGACCTGGCAGAGCTGGCAGTGGCGTACGACTATATGCGATGGGGCTGGACGGATAGTGTACTTTTTACGGTAGCTCCTGTTATTCAGGAAAATGATGTGGCTGATCCGGGCAGCCGTGCTGTTTATTTTAAGGCGAGCAGGTTAAAAGCAATGAGCTATGCTATGCATTCCCGCTACCGGGAAGCTTTAACGGTATTATACAGGATCGTGAAGGAAGCAGAAACATATAAGGATACGCTTACGCTTGCAGAAAACACCAATTCCATCGGGTCTATAGCGCTTGCCAGGAACAAGCCCCGGGAAGCCCTGACCTGGTTATCGGGAGCGCTTGCGCTTACAACGGATGCGCCCATGCACCAATCGATCCGTGCCGCCATCTTTGTGAATACGGCGGAAGCCTATAGCCTGCTGAAAAAAACAGATTCTGCGGATAGCAATATAGAAAAGGGGATCAGGATCTTTAAAGAAACAGAAAATTTGTATAACCTCGCCATCGCCCTGCAAAAGCGATCCGCTATTTTTCTGGCATCGGGCAAACTGGAAGCGGCGGAATCTACCCTGAAAGAACTGATTGCACTTCGTCAGCAATCCGGCGATAGTGCTGTATATGTAGATGACAATTTAAGCCTCATAGATTTTTACATCCAGACAGATCAGCTTGGCAAGGCCATACAATATTGCAAAAATGCGCTTGTAACCGGGGATCTGCATATGAGCAATGATGGGAATACAAAGAATTTTACCAATAATATAAATATCCGGCTTGAATATTATAAGGCGCTGGCAAAATGTTATAAGCTGAATGGGGATGACAGTTCCTATCAGCATATGCTTGAACAGATAATAACTGCAAAAGATTCCTTTTATCACTATAATTCTGCCCAGGCCATAGCAGAGTTGCAGACAAACTATGAAGTACAGAAAAAAGAGAATACCATTATACAGCAAAAGCTGGATATTACCCGAAAAAATAACCGCTTTTATGCTTTCCTGGGAATGGCAGTGTTTATTGCCATTATTTCAGGTTTGTTGTTCTATGGTTATAGAAAAAAGGAAAAATATAAGCTGAATGCCATATTGGAAAGAGAAAAGCTGATAGCAGCGCAGTCAGTTACAAAAGCAGAGGAGAACGAACGCAAACGTATTGCGGCGGACCTGCACGATAACCTGGGCGCCTATGCCGCTTCCATTGTTTCCAACCTTGATTTTCTGTCATTAGGCCAGGAGCGCATGCAAAACAATAAGGTGCTGCATGAACTGCGTAATAATTCACAGGCAATTGTGTCGCAATTGAATGATACTATCTGGGCCCTGAAAAAAGAAGACCTGTCGCTTACAGCCATCAGCGACCGGATCAAAATATTCATCCAGCGTATTCAGCCCAGTTATCCCCATATTGCTATAAATGTTATAGAGGCAATAGAGAAGGATCTGGCGCTTACCCCTTCACAGGCATTTCATCTTTTCCGTATCATGCAGGAGGCTATTACCAATTCCCTTAAACATGGCAGGGCAAAGGAAATAAGCATATTGCTTGAATCGGATGATACCGTTTCCGGCATAAGGATATCAGATGACGGTACCGGTATAAAGGATACAGATGCTATGAAAAAAGAAGGGAACGGATTGCTGAATATGCAAAAAAGAGCCAAAGAGGCAGGGTGGACAATAGAATGGCATGCCGGTTTGCCGCATGGCACAAGCGTCATTTTATCGCCTGCCGCAAAGTAA